In Candidatus Nezhaarchaeota archaeon, the sequence ACAAGGTTCTCAAGACTAGAGACTGTAAATATCTTCAGCCTATCCTCTTCATTAAGTCTCAGGATAACATCCATAGCCTTGGGAGGATCGAGAGACTCAAAGATCTTAATGGCTTCGGATACCTCCTCGCTCCTAATCTTTTCAACGATAGCATCTATAGCCTTCATGGAGTCACTTGACGGACCCATGTCAACACCTCATTAAGAATAAGTCTATGACGAGTTAAATAGGTTGTTGAATGCCCTCATCATTAAATCTAAAACACCTCAACTGTAAACGCTCATAGCAGCTGAATGGATGGTTTAATTTAGCTCGCTGAATTAGGTTTCTCCCATGGCTGACACTAAGAATGGCATGAGCCATACATCAGGTCTTTATAAGTAAAAGCATGATCAATACTTGGCAGTACTAAGATCCTGTAGCAAGCAGTTTAACATTTAGAGGTAAGTGGTTGAGCTTATGGAGTGGAACTATGAGCACACCACAAACTTTAATGAACTCTTTAGACTCAGCGCCTCTAATCGATTTAGCGCCCTATTCGACTCTATCCTCACGTCAGCATCAGCACAAAATCTAAAAATAAGAGTTTAGCGGACTACTCCATGATAAATCGTGAAAGGGGAGATATCTCTCGAACTATTCAACTCTCTTGACCTTAGGGTCGGGGTCGTAGTAGAGGCTGAGAGGATACCCAATACGAGGAAGTTACTGAAATTGAAAGTCGATATAGGTGATGAAGTTAGGGAGATCGTTGTTGGGGGAGCTGAGTACTATGACCCAAGCTACTTCATCGGCAAGCACTTTATAGTCTTGGTCAACTTAAAGCCGAAGAAGATAGCTGGAGTAGAGTCGAGAGGTATGCTACTCGCTGCAGACGTGAATAACAAGCCCGTATGGTTAACTGTTGATAGCCCCGTCCCTCCAGGATCAAGAGTAAGATAGGTGAAGTAACAACATGTTCTCAACATATGCAAAACACGCCATAGAGTTTAAGGAAGCGATACTTATTTCACTCTCTGAATCATTAATAACCTGAAAACACACATAACTGATTAAAATCTTGGAGAGGTGATTTAATTGTCTTCAAAGGGCGTCCAATTAAGGCAAATCAATGAGTTCACATGGGAAGTGCCCAGAGATTATAAACCAGGTATGAGAGTTCCAGTTAGGATATATGCTGATAAGGTCTTGCTCAATAAGATGCTTGAGGACTTAACGATAGTGCAAGCAGTGAATGTATCTTACCTCCCCGGAATACATAAGTGGTCCATAACTCTCCCTGATGGACATCAAGGCTACGGCTTCCCAATAGGTGGAGTAGCAGCATTAGATGCTGAGGAGGGTGTAATAAGCCCAGGTGGCATAGGCTACGACATAAACTGTGGTGTCCGCATTCTCACTACAAACTTGACGTACAATGATGTTAAGCCGGTAATAGAGGATTTAATAACAACGATATTCCAGCTAGTCCCATCCGGGTTAGGTTCAACGACTGAAGCAGTTAAATTAACGAGAGCAGAGCTGGATGAGGTCTTAGCTGAAGGGGTTAAATGGGCTATTGAGCGTGGATACGGTTGGAGCAAGGATGCTGAGTACTGTGAGGAAGGAGGGTGCATGAAGTCGGCAGACCCATCAAAAGTATCATCGAGAGCTAAAGATAGAGGGTTCGATCAGCTTGGGACCCTCGGCAGTGGGAATCACTTCCTAGAAGTCCAAGTAGTAGACAAGATATTTGACCCTGAAGTAGCAAAGGTCTTCGGCATCTACGAAGAAGGCCAGGTAACGGCAATGATACATACTGGCAGCAGAGGTCTCGGACACCAAGTTTGCAGTGATTACTTGCGAATTATGGAGATGGCTGTGAGGAAATATAAGATAAGCATACCTGATAGGGAGCTTGCATGTGCACCAACAACATCTGGAGAAGCTGAGGATTACTTCGCAGCTATGTCAGCAGCAGCGAACTTTGCATGGTGTAACAGACAGATGATAACTCACTGGGTTAGAGAGGCTTTTAAGAAGACGTTTAGAAGAGACCCTGAAGACCTTGGAATGAACTTGATATACGATGTCGCTCACAATATATGCAAAATCGAGACCCACAAAGTTAACGGTACGACCAGGAAGGTTTACGTACACAGGAAAGGAGCAACGCGAGCTTTTCCTCCCGGCCACCCCGACTTACCAGCTAAGTATAGGTCAGCCGGTCAGCCGGTCTTAATACCCGGCTCAATGGGTACTAGTTCTTGGATTTTAGTTGGAAACCCGAAGGCAATGGAAATAACATTCGGATCGACAGCCCATGGCGCTGGTAGAACATTGTCAAGGGAGCAGGCCCTAAGAGCTGTTAGGGGTTCAGAAGTTTTAAAGGAGCTGGAGGGCAAGGGCATTGCTGTTAAAGCCGCTAACATAAGGGTCCTGGCCGAAGAGTGGGACAGAGCATACAAGGATGTCGACAGAGTCGTTGAAGTGAGCCATAAGGTTGGGATAGCTACAAAAGTCGTTAGATTGAGACCAATAGCCGTAACTAAAGGCTAGCTTCATCACCTTTTGGCTAGTTTAACGGCATACT encodes:
- a CDS encoding RtcB family protein, encoding MRVPVRIYADKVLLNKMLEDLTIVQAVNVSYLPGIHKWSITLPDGHQGYGFPIGGVAALDAEEGVISPGGIGYDINCGVRILTTNLTYNDVKPVIEDLITTIFQLVPSGLGSTTEAVKLTRAELDEVLAEGVKWAIERGYGWSKDAEYCEEGGCMKSADPSKVSSRAKDRGFDQLGTLGSGNHFLEVQVVDKIFDPEVAKVFGIYEEGQVTAMIHTGSRGLGHQVCSDYLRIMEMAVRKYKISIPDRELACAPTTSGEAEDYFAAMSAAANFAWCNRQMITHWVREAFKKTFRRDPEDLGMNLIYDVAHNICKIETHKVNGTTRKVYVHRKGATRAFPPGHPDLPAKYRSAGQPVLIPGSMGTSSWILVGNPKAMEITFGSTAHGAGRTLSREQALRAVRGSEVLKELEGKGIAVKAANIRVLAEEWDRAYKDVDRVVEVSHKVGIATKVVRLRPIAVTKG
- a CDS encoding tRNA-binding protein, whose product is MKGEISLELFNSLDLRVGVVVEAERIPNTRKLLKLKVDIGDEVREIVVGGAEYYDPSYFIGKHFIVLVNLKPKKIAGVESRGMLLAADVNNKPVWLTVDSPVPPGSRVR